One genomic segment of Pseudomonas chlororaphis subsp. aurantiaca includes these proteins:
- a CDS encoding lipoprotein, with product MSLRSLALLSFCVLLAACGKVNQENYSKLSAGMPKAEVEKLLGKPTDCSGALGMSSCTWGDKNSFISVQYAGDKVLMFSGQGLK from the coding sequence ATGTCCCTGCGTTCTCTCGCTCTGTTGTCGTTCTGCGTGCTGTTGGCTGCATGCGGCAAGGTCAATCAGGAAAACTATTCCAAGCTGTCGGCCGGCATGCCCAAGGCCGAAGTTGAAAAACTGCTGGGCAAACCGACCGACTGTTCCGGCGCGCTGGGCATGTCCAGCTGCACCTGGGGCGACAAGAACAGCTTTATCAGCGTGCAGTATGCCGGTGACAAAGTGCTGATG